The DNA window AGGCTCCAGGCCTTGGGTGCGGCCTCCCGTTTTACCCATCAGCAGTCGCGATGGAAAACGATATATTCGAGCCCTCAGTCCAACTTTTGGTGATGCACGCGTGATCGCGGAGCTACGCACCCTGTTGGCCGTGGCCCGCCACGGCACCTTTGCCGCCGCCGGCGCACGCATCGGCCTGACCCAGGCGGCGGTGAGCGGGCAGATCAAGCGGCTGGAGGCCCAGCTGGGCCTGCGCCTGTTCGACCGCACGGGACGCTCGGCCACGCTCAATGCCGACGGCCTGCGCACCCTGGCGCGGGCGCAGGAGCTGGTGTCGCGCTTCGACGCGCTGGCCGACCCGGCCACGCCCGACACCGCTCAGGCACGGCTGCGAATCGGCGCGATCGCCTCGGTGCAGGCCGACCTGCTGCCCGGCGCACTGGCGCGCTGGCGTCAGGCCCATCCGCGGCGTCCGCTGCAGGTCGTCCCGGGGATCTCCCTGCATCTGATGGATCAACTGGATGCCGGCGAGCTGGAGCTGGCGGTGATGATCCGCCCGCCCTTCGGCATCCCGGCGGGGCTGGCGTGGACATCGCTGCGACACGAGCGCTACATGCTGCTGGTGCCGGCCACGCTGCGGGCGCGTGCCTGGCGCAGCGTGCTGGAGGCGCATCCCTTCATCCGCTACGAGCGCAGTTCGTTCGGCGGGCGCCAGGTGGATCGCTTCCTGCGGACCCAGCGCCTGCAGCCGCGCGAATCGATCGAGGTCGACGACCTGCCGGCCATGACCGCCCTGGTCGCCGCGGGCCTGGGCGTGGCCCTGGTGCCGTGCGCGGGCGACGGGGCTGCATTGCCACCCACGGTGCGCGCCATGCGCCTGGGCGAGGCGGCCTTCCATCGCGAGATCGGCCTGCTGCGACCGGCGCAGGCCAAGGACGATCCGGCGCTGGAGGAACTGGTCGCCAGTCTGCGGGCCGAGGCGGCCACGCCGGCGTCGCGTCGGTCGCGTTGACCCGGCCTGCGGGACAATCGGCGTACCTGCTGGACTTGCGCGCGGCAACCGGCACCCCGTGTCGCAGCGAGATGGCTTAGCGTGGTGGACCGCGTCGCGTCTGTCCGCGCTCTGGCCTGGGCATGACGAACCGGTCATGGACGCCATCGCGCGGCAATGCAGGAGCCAGACTGTGTCGCGACGATCCGGGTGTTTGCCCGGATCGCGTAGGATTCCGCGACTTTGCCCCCCACCGCCAAGCCCCTGCCCACGATGCGTCGAGTTGCCTGTTTCCGATCCTCTTCCATGTCAGGACGTGTCAGCGCATGGGCCGGCTTGCTGGTGATCGCGGCATTGGCGCTGGGGGGTTGCCAGGGCAAGGCCGACGCGCCGGCACGCACGACACGCCAGGTCCGGGTAATGACCCTGGCCCCGCAGTCGGTGGCCCTGGAGACCGAACTGGCCGGCCGCACCGTGGCCTCGGAGGAATCCGAGGTGCGCCCGCAGGTCGGCGGCGTGCTGCGCAAGCGGCTGTTCACCGAAGGCCAGACAGTCAAGGCGGGCCAGCCGCTGTTCCAGATCGATCCCACGCTCTACCAGGCGGCCAGCAACGAGGCGCGCGCGAACCTGGCCACGGCCGAGGCGGCGCTGGCCACCGCGCGGCTGCAGGCCCAGCGCTACCAGCAACTGGGCAAGACCCAGCTGATCTCCCAGCAGGAGGTCGACGACGCGGTCGCCACCTACAAGCAGGCCGCCGCCGCCGCCGATGCCAACCGCGCGGCGCTGGAGACCGCACGCACCAACCTGCGCTTTGCCACGGTGACCGCGCCGATCGGCGGGCGCATCGGCCGCGCCCTGTTCACGCCCGGCGCCCTGGTGACCTCCGCCCAGGCCGATCCGCTGGCGCGCATCCAGCAGCTGGATCCGATGAACGTGGACATCACCCAGTCCAGCAACGAATACCTGGCCTTGCGGCGCGCGATCGCCGCCGGTGGCGTGGAAGCTTCCAGTGCGCAGGTGCACCTCACCCTGTCCGATGGCACCGGCTATCCGCTGCCCGGCACCCTGGAATTCGCCGATATCGACGTGGACCAGGCCACCGGCAGCATCACCCTGCGCGCGCGCTTTCCCAACCCGGAGGGTGAGCTGTTGCCGGGCATGTACGTGCGTGCGCGCGTCGGCCAGGGCGTGCGCCAGCAGGCGCTGCTGGTGCCGCAGGCGGCGGTGGACCGCACCCCGCGCGGCGATGCCCAGGTCTGGGTGGTCGGCCAGGATGATGTCGCGCATCTGCGCCAGTTCACTACCTTGCGCTCGGTCGGCAACCGCTGGCTGGTCGACAAGGGCCTCAAGGCAGGCGAGCGCATCGTGACCGGTGGCGGTGAGGGCCTGCGCGACGGCGAGAAGGTCGTGGTCAGCGCGGCCGCGCCGGCCGCCGCCCCTGCCGAACAGAGCTGAGCCGTGCTGCCGCGCTTCTTCATCCACCGGCCGGTGTTCGCCTGGGTGCTGGCGATCTGCATCATGGCCGCCGGTGCCATCGCCATCGCCACCCTGGCGGTGGAGCAGTACCCGGACATCGCTCCGCCGCAGGTCAACATCAGCGCCACCTACAACGGCGCCTCGGCGCAGACGGTGGAGAACAGCGTCACCCAGGTGATCGAGCAGCAGCTGACCGGCATCGACCACCTGCTGTATTTCTCATCGACCAGTTCGTCCGCGGGCCAGGCCCGCGTGAGCGTCACCTTCGACCAGTCCGCCGACCCGGACATCGCCCAGGTCCAGGTGCAAAACGCGGTCAACCAGGCGCTCAACCGGTTGCCCGAGGAAGTGCAGTCGCGCGGCGTGCGGGTGTCCAAGTCGCAGGGCGACAGCCTGATGGTGGTGGCCTTGTACGACACCACCCACCAGCTCACCCGGGTGGACATCGCCGACTACATGGTCAGCTACGTGCAGGACCCGGTCAGCCGCATCAACGGGGTGGGCGAGGTCAACGTGTTTGGCGCGTCCTACGCGATGCGCATCTGGCTGGACCCGCACAAGCTGGCCGCCTACCAGCTCATGCCGGGCGATGTGAGCGCGGCGATCCGCGCCCAGAACACCCAGGTCACCGCCGGCGAACTGGGCCAGCAACCGTCCGGGCCGGAGCAGACGCTCAATGCCACGGTCACCGCACAGTCGCGTCTGCAGACCCCCGCGCAGTTCCGCGACATCATCCTGGCCACCCAGCCCAGTGGCGCCAGCGTGCGCCTGGGGGACGTGGCCCGGGTGGAGATCGGCGCGGAGTCCTACCAGGACGCCAGCTTCCTCAACAACTATCCGGCCTCCGGCTTCTCGGTCTCGCTGGCCTCCGGGGCCAATGCACTGGAGACAGCCGACGCGGTGCGCGCGAAGGTGGAGCGCCTGAAGGAGACCTTCCCGCCGGGGCTGGAGGTGGCCTACCCGCGCGACAGCACCCCGTTCGTGAAGCTCTCGATCGAAGGGGTGGTCCACACCCTGCTCGAAGCGATCGCGCTGGTGGTGCTGGTGATGTATTTGTTCCTGCAGAACGCGCGGGCCACGCTGATCCCGGCGATCACCGTGCCGGTGGTGCTGCTGGGCACCTTCGGCGTGCTGGCGGTGACCGGCTTCACCATCAACACCCTGACCTTGTTCGCCATGGTCCTGGCCATCGGCCTGCTGGTGGACGATGCCATCGTGGTGGTGGAGAACGTCGAGCGCATCATGCACGAGCAGCACCTGCCGCCGCGCGAGGCCACCGAGCAGTCGATGGGCGAGATCACCAGCGCGCTGATCGGCATCACCGTGGTGCTGGGCGCGGTGTTCCTGCCGATGGCGCTGTTCGGCGGGTCCACCGGCATCATCTATCGGCAGTTCTCCATCACCATGGTCTCGGCCATGGGCCTGTCGGCGCTGGTCGCGCTGACCCTGACCCCGGCCCTGTGCGCCACGCTGCTCAAGCCAGTGGAAGCCGAGCGCAAGCCGGGGCGGTTCTTCCGCTGGTTCAACCGCAACGTCGAACGCGCCCAGGACGGGTACCAGCGCCGCCTGGGCCGGCTGCTGGCGCGGCCCTGGCGCTGGATGGCGCTGTATGTGGGCATCGCGCTGGCCGTGGGCCTGCTCTACGCACGCATGCCCACCGGCTTTCTCCCGGTGGAGGACCAGGGCCAGATCCGCGTGCAGTTCAACGCGCCGGAAGGCACGCCGCTGCCGGCCACCGAGCAGCTGGCCAAGCGGGTGAGCGACTACTTCCTCACCCAGGAGAAGGCCTACGTCGAGTCGGTGTTCCTGGTGGTGGGTCGCAACAACGCAGGCGTGGGCCAGAACGCGGGCCAGGGCTTCCTCTCGCTCAAGCCATGGGGCGAACGCGGCAGCGAGGGCACCGCGGCGGCGATCATCGCGCGGGCCAACGCGCACTTCCGCAAGTCCACCGAGGACAAGGTCAGCGTGTTGGCGCCCGGCGCGGTGCGCGGGCTAGGCCAGTCCAGCGGCTTCGAGCTGTGGCTGCGTGACAGCAACGGGGCCGGCCGCGAGGCGCTGCTGCGCGCCCAGCAGGCCGTGCTGGACCAGGCCGGCGAGGACAGCCGCCTGACCGCTGTGCGCCTCAACGGCCTGGGCGACAAGCCTCAGCTGCACGTGGACATCGACCAGGCCCAGGCCAGTGCACTGGGCCTGGCCCAGTCGGACATCAACGCGACCCTGTCGGCCGCCTGGGGCGGCACCTACGTCAACGACTTCATCGATCGCGGCCGGGTCAAACGCGTGTACATCCAGGGCGACGCGCCGTATCGCGCGCGGCCGGAGGACATCGGCCAGTGGTATGTGCGCGGCAGCGGCGGACAGATGGTGTCCTTCGACACCTTCGCCAGCACGGGCTGGACGCGCGGCGCCCAGCTGCAGCAGCGCTACAACGGCCTGGCCGCGCTGGAGCTGCAGGGCAGCGCGGCCGACGGGGTCAGTTCGGGCAAGGCGATGGACATCATGCAGGGCCTGGTCGATGCGCAACCCGGGTTCGACCTGCAGTGGAGCGGGCTGTCCTACCAGGAGCGCATGTCCAGCAACCAGACCCTGCTGCTGTACGGCGCCTCGATCGCCTTCATCTTCCTGTGCCTGGCCGCGCTCTACGAGAGCTGGTCGATCCCCGTCGCGGTGCTGATGGTGATCCCGCTGGGCGTGCTGGGTACGGTGCTGGCCACCACGCTGGCCGGCTTCGACAACGACATCTATTTCCAGGTCGGCCTGCTGACCACCATCGGCCTGTCGGCCAAGAACGCGATCCTGATCGTCGAGTTCGCCGAGGCCCGGCGGCGGGCCGGGCGCCCGGCGCTGGAGGCGGCCCTGGCCGGTGCGCGCCTGCGCCTGCGGCCGATCGTGATGACCTCGCTGGCCTTCGTGGCCGGCGTGATCCCGCTGGCCCTGTCCACCGGCGCCGGTGCGGCCAGCCGCCGCGAGATCGGCATCAGCGTGATCGGCGGCATGGCCACCGGCACCGTGCTGGCGGTGCTGCTGGTGCCGTTGTTCTTCGTGCTGGTGCGGCGCGTGCAGGGCGCGCGCGCCGCGCACTGACCGACGCGCGCCTGAGGCCGAGCGGGAACGGCCCGCTCCAGGTGTACCCTGCGTTCGCCAGCATGGGCCCGGGCGAAAGCCTCGACAGGCCTGCTCGCATTGCCTCGCCCCATGCCTCGGTACGCACCACGCACTTCCCCCCCCGCGATGGCTGGCGTCATCTGTCCGGCCTAGCCTCAGTCGTTCCCGCCCTTCAACCCGGAGCACACGATCATGAGCACAGTCACCACCCAAGACGGCGTCGAGATTTTCTTCAAGGACTGGGGCCCCAAGACGGCCCAGCCCATCATGTTCCATCACGGTTGGCCGCTCTCGAGCGACGACTGGGATGCGCAGATGCTGTACTTCCTCGGCAAGGGCTTCCGGGTCGTCGCCCACGACCGGCGCGGCCACGGCCGCTCCAGCCAGGTCAGCGAGGGCCACGACATGGGCCATTACGCCGCCGACGCGGCCGCGGTGGTCGAGCACCTGGACCTGCGCGAGGCGGTGCACATCGGGCACTCCACCGGCGGTGGCGAGGTGGCCCGCTACGTGGCGCGTCACGGCCAGCCGGCCGGGCGCGTAGCCAAGGCCGTGCTGGTCAGTGCGGTGCCGCCGCTGATGGTCAAGACCCCGGACAACCCGGGCGGCACGCCGATCGAGGTGTTCGACGGCTTCCGCCAGGCCCTGGCCGGCAACCGCGCACAGTTCTTCCTGGACGTGGCCGCCGGTCCGTTTTACGGCTTCAATCGCGAGGGCGCACAGGTCTCCCAGGGCGTGATCGAGAACTGGTGGCGGCAGGGCATGGCCGGCGGTGCCAAGGCGCACTACGAGGGCATCAAGGCGTTCTCGGAAACCGACCAGACCGAGGACCTCAAGCAGATCACCGTGCCGACCCTGGTGATGCATGGCGACGACGACCAGATCGTGCCGATCGACGATGCCTCGCGCCTGTCGGTCAAACTGCTGCAGAACGGCACGCTCAAGGTCTATCCGGGCTTCCCGCACGGCATGCTCACCACCCATGCGCAGGTCCTCAACGACGACCTGCTGGCCTTCATCCAGGGCTGATTCGCGTTGGGCTTCCCGGTCTCGCTCCGCGGCGGAGCGTGGCCGGGAAAACCCCGCGGCTGGCCCCGCGCGGATATTGGCCTCCTGGCAGCGCGATCGGATGGCGCCGGGGATCGGTGCGCAATCCACGCACGCGCATCGATGGCCGGCCGTCGCCGGGTCCGTCGGCAGCGCATCGGTGATCTGAACGGCAGCG is part of the Pseudoxanthomonas sp. JBR18 genome and encodes:
- a CDS encoding efflux RND transporter permease subunit gives rise to the protein MLPRFFIHRPVFAWVLAICIMAAGAIAIATLAVEQYPDIAPPQVNISATYNGASAQTVENSVTQVIEQQLTGIDHLLYFSSTSSSAGQARVSVTFDQSADPDIAQVQVQNAVNQALNRLPEEVQSRGVRVSKSQGDSLMVVALYDTTHQLTRVDIADYMVSYVQDPVSRINGVGEVNVFGASYAMRIWLDPHKLAAYQLMPGDVSAAIRAQNTQVTAGELGQQPSGPEQTLNATVTAQSRLQTPAQFRDIILATQPSGASVRLGDVARVEIGAESYQDASFLNNYPASGFSVSLASGANALETADAVRAKVERLKETFPPGLEVAYPRDSTPFVKLSIEGVVHTLLEAIALVVLVMYLFLQNARATLIPAITVPVVLLGTFGVLAVTGFTINTLTLFAMVLAIGLLVDDAIVVVENVERIMHEQHLPPREATEQSMGEITSALIGITVVLGAVFLPMALFGGSTGIIYRQFSITMVSAMGLSALVALTLTPALCATLLKPVEAERKPGRFFRWFNRNVERAQDGYQRRLGRLLARPWRWMALYVGIALAVGLLYARMPTGFLPVEDQGQIRVQFNAPEGTPLPATEQLAKRVSDYFLTQEKAYVESVFLVVGRNNAGVGQNAGQGFLSLKPWGERGSEGTAAAIIARANAHFRKSTEDKVSVLAPGAVRGLGQSSGFELWLRDSNGAGREALLRAQQAVLDQAGEDSRLTAVRLNGLGDKPQLHVDIDQAQASALGLAQSDINATLSAAWGGTYVNDFIDRGRVKRVYIQGDAPYRARPEDIGQWYVRGSGGQMVSFDTFASTGWTRGAQLQQRYNGLAALELQGSAADGVSSGKAMDIMQGLVDAQPGFDLQWSGLSYQERMSSNQTLLLYGASIAFIFLCLAALYESWSIPVAVLMVIPLGVLGTVLATTLAGFDNDIYFQVGLLTTIGLSAKNAILIVEFAEARRRAGRPALEAALAGARLRLRPIVMTSLAFVAGVIPLALSTGAGAASRREIGISVIGGMATGTVLAVLLVPLFFVLVRRVQGARAAH
- a CDS encoding alpha/beta hydrolase, whose amino-acid sequence is MSTVTTQDGVEIFFKDWGPKTAQPIMFHHGWPLSSDDWDAQMLYFLGKGFRVVAHDRRGHGRSSQVSEGHDMGHYAADAAAVVEHLDLREAVHIGHSTGGGEVARYVARHGQPAGRVAKAVLVSAVPPLMVKTPDNPGGTPIEVFDGFRQALAGNRAQFFLDVAAGPFYGFNREGAQVSQGVIENWWRQGMAGGAKAHYEGIKAFSETDQTEDLKQITVPTLVMHGDDDQIVPIDDASRLSVKLLQNGTLKVYPGFPHGMLTTHAQVLNDDLLAFIQG
- a CDS encoding LysR family transcriptional regulator, producing MIAELRTLLAVARHGTFAAAGARIGLTQAAVSGQIKRLEAQLGLRLFDRTGRSATLNADGLRTLARAQELVSRFDALADPATPDTAQARLRIGAIASVQADLLPGALARWRQAHPRRPLQVVPGISLHLMDQLDAGELELAVMIRPPFGIPAGLAWTSLRHERYMLLVPATLRARAWRSVLEAHPFIRYERSSFGGRQVDRFLRTQRLQPRESIEVDDLPAMTALVAAGLGVALVPCAGDGAALPPTVRAMRLGEAAFHREIGLLRPAQAKDDPALEELVASLRAEAATPASRRSR
- a CDS encoding efflux RND transporter periplasmic adaptor subunit, which gives rise to MSGRVSAWAGLLVIAALALGGCQGKADAPARTTRQVRVMTLAPQSVALETELAGRTVASEESEVRPQVGGVLRKRLFTEGQTVKAGQPLFQIDPTLYQAASNEARANLATAEAALATARLQAQRYQQLGKTQLISQQEVDDAVATYKQAAAAADANRAALETARTNLRFATVTAPIGGRIGRALFTPGALVTSAQADPLARIQQLDPMNVDITQSSNEYLALRRAIAAGGVEASSAQVHLTLSDGTGYPLPGTLEFADIDVDQATGSITLRARFPNPEGELLPGMYVRARVGQGVRQQALLVPQAAVDRTPRGDAQVWVVGQDDVAHLRQFTTLRSVGNRWLVDKGLKAGERIVTGGGEGLRDGEKVVVSAAAPAAAPAEQS